The following are from one region of the Ischnura elegans chromosome 12, ioIscEleg1.1, whole genome shotgun sequence genome:
- the LOC124169319 gene encoding protein ALP1-like: MHLQAVCDHKGIFTHCFVGHVGSVHDARVFRLSRLYDYLGDALKFPNDSHIIGDSAYALHTNLLTPFADNGHLTRRQKNFNFCHSSARMVIERTFGLLKGRWRSFLNELVMWNVSLIPYHVMAACVLHNICQLRRDAIPNVVVAERVVEDQPFGRVVEEDRVVAVEKRNIISAALVLRNVWNQINKNK, encoded by the exons ATGCATCTGCAG GCTGTTTGTGACCACAAAGGAATTTTTACCCATTGTTTTGTGGGTCATGTGGGGTCAGTGCATGATGCCCGCGTGTTCAGACTCTCCAGGCTATATGACTACCTTGGAGATGCTCTGAAGTTCCCCAATGATTCTCATATCATTGGGGATTCCGCCTACGCCTTGCATACAAACCTCCTGACCCCCTTCGCTGACAATGGCCATTTAACTCGTCGGCAGAAGAACTTTAATTTCTGCCATTCGTCAGCTAGAATGGTGATTGAGAGGACCTTCGGCCTATTGAAAGGGAGATGGAGGAGTTTTCTGAATGAATTGGTCATGTGGAATGTCTCCCTCATCCCGTACCATGTGATGGCAGCCTGCGTCCTCCACAATATTTGCCAATTGAGGCGGGACGCTATTCCAAATGTTGTGGTTGCCGAAAGGGTGGTGGAAGACCAGCCATTTGGAAGAGTCGTGGAAGAGGACAGGGTCGTGGCAGTCGAGAAGAGGAATATCATTTCGGCGGCCCTCGTGCTGAGGAATGTCTGgaatcaaattaataaaaataaataa